One region of Mesomycoplasma ovipneumoniae genomic DNA includes:
- a CDS encoding MPN499 family protein — protein sequence MNNLRQKISNFNKVKVNHLSDGYWLVPSFFKIFSPKLTGYVIKKAKTLEELVNFNDFQKKEIIFNFNGDHNFYNFNILMKLRQIDFRLDIKAVLKKPDDAIFIFFPVQNCKIVLDKQSLKLIYDGIIPFFSKEYYSNLAFYQRENSAKLQNNDVFRGFFWRRNGFEEIYVKSDS from the coding sequence ATGAATAATTTGCGTCAAAAAATTTCTAATTTTAATAAAGTTAAAGTCAACCATCTATCAGATGGATATTGACTTGTTCCTAGTTTTTTCAAGATTTTTTCGCCAAAATTAACTGGATATGTTATAAAAAAAGCAAAAACTCTTGAAGAACTTGTTAATTTTAATGATTTTCAAAAAAAAGAAATAATTTTTAATTTTAACGGTGATCATAATTTTTATAATTTCAATATCCTAATGAAATTACGCCAAATTGATTTTCGTCTTGATATAAAAGCTGTTTTAAAAAAACCAGATGATGCTATTTTTATCTTTTTTCCTGTCCAAAATTGCAAAATAGTTTTAGACAAACAATCACTGAAGCTAATTTACGACGGAATTATCCCATTTTTTTCAAAAGAATACTATTCAAATTTAGCTTTTTATCAGCGCGAAAATTCCGCAAAACTACAAAATAATGATGTGTTTAGGGGATTTTTTTGAAGGCGCAATGGTTTTGAAGAAATTTATGTAAAAAGTGACTCATAA